The following coding sequences lie in one Synechococcus sp. PCC 7336 genomic window:
- a CDS encoding type II toxin-antitoxin system HicB family antitoxin has translation MSIRYELVIYWSDEDSAFIVEVPELSGCMADGKTYQEAVTNAEIVIREWIETANELGRSIPSPKGRLMYA, from the coding sequence ATGTCGATTAGGTACGAACTAGTCATCTACTGGAGTGACGAAGATAGCGCATTCATCGTAGAGGTACCAGAATTGTCTGGTTGCATGGCAGATGGTAAAACTTATCAAGAGGCTGTCACCAATGCAGAGATCGTAATTCGAGAGTGGATAGAAACGGCTAACGAGCTGGGTCGTTCTATTCCCTCACCAAAAGGTCGACTGATGTATGCCTAA
- a CDS encoding DUF6575 domain-containing protein, protein MSSFLPLDTSLGKLRIVEILDWYDGPRLFIAENATGNRYVAFWADEQEDETLWLYSSVSESRIAHLVSGKLDLRSIYTEPEDGVIFLIRLTNQAQSSVEVLTPNELARDLLPPDEDFLVSDEGFFSENDIVMDVHTGNLIHKIVVNRPMSNAAIAFESLASVAASWSKLIHSVLDVPPVPVSASVGSLTFELQTDAGPKLPNFFNTLRTLIDSPTPGQISESLNHQSCKLLELFLGLLYKNRLTLSAKINSESEHPSLVISHSIVQDLRLALIDFNQQRVESKEVPQADDLNKLFRMLELMKDGDVRLGYNLSLSPRQVNYYKHAARVLDLLNESGSITSRGQYLISLEKNERYNVAMMLFESSPVGFAWLRYSKAQSAIDLDPESAEAFLNSQCSNLANTTVGRRAQTLKYWVKSFQDREDPQQSTLF, encoded by the coding sequence TTGAGTAGTTTTCTTCCTCTTGATACCTCGCTAGGTAAGTTGAGGATAGTTGAGATTCTTGACTGGTACGATGGTCCTCGTCTTTTCATCGCCGAGAATGCTACGGGCAATCGTTATGTTGCCTTCTGGGCCGATGAGCAAGAAGACGAGACCTTGTGGCTATATTCATCAGTATCTGAGAGCAGGATCGCTCACCTCGTCTCTGGCAAGCTTGATTTGAGAAGTATTTATACAGAGCCAGAAGATGGAGTAATCTTCTTAATTCGGCTAACCAATCAAGCACAATCATCAGTAGAAGTGCTTACCCCTAATGAACTAGCACGAGATTTACTTCCTCCTGATGAAGATTTTCTAGTCTCTGATGAAGGATTCTTTTCTGAAAATGATATCGTAATGGATGTACATACGGGCAACCTCATACACAAGATCGTTGTGAATCGACCGATGTCAAATGCAGCGATTGCTTTTGAATCACTAGCGTCTGTTGCAGCAAGTTGGTCAAAACTTATTCATTCTGTTTTAGATGTGCCTCCTGTGCCTGTAAGCGCAAGTGTTGGGTCTCTGACTTTTGAGCTTCAGACAGATGCAGGACCTAAACTTCCTAATTTTTTTAATACTCTTCGCACTTTGATAGATTCGCCTACTCCTGGACAAATCAGTGAAAGTCTTAACCATCAGAGCTGTAAACTGCTTGAACTGTTTCTAGGATTGCTCTATAAAAATAGATTAACATTATCTGCGAAGATCAACTCCGAGTCAGAGCATCCTTCCCTTGTAATCTCTCATTCAATTGTTCAAGATCTTAGATTAGCTCTCATTGATTTCAATCAACAAAGAGTCGAATCAAAAGAAGTTCCCCAAGCAGATGATCTCAACAAGCTGTTCAGAATGCTTGAGTTAATGAAGGATGGAGATGTTCGTCTTGGCTACAACCTATCTTTGTCGCCAAGACAAGTTAACTACTATAAGCATGCAGCCCGCGTATTGGATTTACTAAACGAGAGCGGTTCAATTACAAGTCGAGGGCAGTATCTCATTAGTCTCGAAAAAAATGAGAGATATAATGTTGCTATGATGTTGTTTGAAAGTTCGCCAGTAGGATTTGCATGGCTTCGTTACAGTAAAGCTCAATCTGCAATTGACCTCGACCCAGAATCTGCCGAGGCTTTCCTAAATTCTCAATGTTCTAATCTAGCTAATACGACAGTAGGACGACGGGCACAAACACTAAAATATTGGGTTAAATCTTTTCAAGATCGGGAAGATCCTCAACAATCTACTTTGTTTTAA